Genomic DNA from Niabella ginsenosidivorans:
GATATGGAGCCGGCTGCCATGTTTTTTTGCCAGTTGAACGGCGTAGAAAGAGGATTCAAAACAGGCTTCTTCATTGCGGATAACCGGGTGGTCTGCCGCAATCAGTTCCCTGCCGGATGCCATTGCTTTTTGTAAATTGGCTTTAATGATGCGCTCATCTTCACAATGGGTGGCAATGAGCAGCTCACTTTCCCCAAATAACTTTTCCAGCACTAACGGGTTATCTACCAGTAAATTTCCTGTACTGGAGCCCATAAAGGCTTTTATGCCGCAGATCCTGTCTTTATGCTGATTGGCTGCCAGGGCATCTGCTGCATTCTGATTATTGGTGCCCATGAAAAAGGAATAGTTGGCCAGGGATGTGCGGCGCGCTGTTTCATATTTGTTTTCCAACAGCTCCAGCGTAAATGCAGGGGGCACCGTATTGGGCATTTCCATAAAACTGGTCACCCCCCCTGCCACGGCAGCCTTGCTTTCCGTATAGATGGTCGCTTTGTGGGTCAGCCCCGGCTCCCTGAAATGCACCTGATCATCAATTACACCGGGTAAAAGGTATTTTTCATCGCCATAGATCTCTGTAACGGCCAGGTTGGTATGGATCACCGGGGCAATTTTTTCAATCCGGCCATTCCGGATCAGCACATCACTATTATATATTTTTCCTTCATTTACAACGTTTATGCCCTTTATTAAGAATGTTTGCATGGTTTTTGTAATTAAGTGCAACAATATCAGTAAAATCCTTCAGATTTTTCGAAATTACTTAATTGATTTTAAATGAAAGGATTGTAACATGTTGGTTGATAGTATCTTTGCTGAAAATTATGAAAAGCTTTCCTGAGTAAAGCTTTGAATGTAAAACCATTATCCTATTTGTATGAAAATGAAAAATTTCCTGAAAATCGTATTCGTATTGCTTCCGTTTTACAGTATGGCGCAAACGGACAATATTGAATTGAGCGATAAACAAAACCGCTTAATAGAAAGACTGGATATAAAGCTGCGCAATGATTCAGTTTTACGCTTTACAACGGTCAGGCCCTGGGGGCGTAAAAGGGCAACCGAACGGGTAGAACGGATCGATTCACTGGATAAGGCTGGTGCTTTGGAAGGGGTGCTGACCAAAGTAGACCGGTACAATATCCGGAGCATGATGATGAATAACTCCGACTGGACAGCCAACTACCGGGATTCTTTCAAAAGAAAGCCCATATTGGGCGCTTTCTTTGAAAACCCGTCGCATTTGTATATGATAGACAAAGGCGATCAGTATAGCCTGATCATCGATCCTGTTCTGAATTTTGAAATAGGAAGGGCAACCGGAACCAATACTTTTGTAAATACAAGAGGTATCCGCTTTCGGGGGCAGATCGACCAGCGGGTAGGCTATTACCTGTATTTTTCAGAGAACCAGGAGCGGGATCCACGATATGTGCAGGATTTTACCAGTGCTCATGTCAGTGTGCCCGGTATGGGATATTATAAGAAATATAAAACAGATGGATATGATTACTGGAATGTGCGTGGCGGCATTACATTTCATGCCGGTAAATACATCGACTTCCAGTTGGCGCATGATAAGTTCTTTATAGGCGATGGTTATCGCAGCTTATTCATCAGTGATTTCAGCGCGCCTTACCCATTCCTGAAAATGGCAGTGCAGGCGGGTAATTTTCAGCTCACATCAGTAGCCGCTCAAACCATTGCGCCTTTTGATAATTCTTATACAAGAGATTCTACCAGACCGCGGAATTACATGATGTTCCACTACCTCACCTGGCAGGCAACCAACTGGCTGAAGCTGGGCTTTTTTGAAAGCACTATGTTTAACAGTGAAAAGAACGGTGGCTTACAGGTGGGCTACCTGAATCCTTCCATGTTTAACAGGGCATACTCCTCTTATACGGGCAATAGTGCAAAGTCCAGCATCGGGTTGGATGTAAAGGCCAATTTTGCCCGCCAGTTCCAGGCGTATGGTCAATGGCTGATCAATGAATTTGTTGTGAGCAAAGTATTAAAATCAAACGGGCCCTGGGTAAATAAATTCGGTTACCAGATAGGCGCTAAATATGCTGATGCCTTTACGGTTAAGAACCTGGATCTGCAGGTAGAGGGCAATTTTGTACGACCGTTTACTTACACTGATAAGTGGGCTCAGAACAACTTCCTGCATTATAACCAGCCGCTGGCGCACCCGTTGGGCGCCAATTTCAGGGAATTTGTAGGTATTGCCAACTATCAGCCTTTGCCGAAATTATATTTAAAGGCCATGCTGATTATGTATAATAAAGGATTGGATACCACTAATTATTATACAGCATGGTCCTCGCCCAGTTATGGCGGAGATCTGTTCCGCAATTACAGGGATGGCCGGTTATATGATGACGGCTATTATATTGGTGGAGGCATTAGCAATAAAGGTATGCTGGGTTCACTGACCGTGTCTTATGAGATCATTCAGAACCTGTTCATAGATGTAAGCGGCATGTACCGCAAATACAGGGTGCAGGGAGTGCCGGATAATACCACCAA
This window encodes:
- a CDS encoding dihydroorotase; this encodes MQTFLIKGINVVNEGKIYNSDVLIRNGRIEKIAPVIHTNLAVTEIYGDEKYLLPGVIDDQVHFREPGLTHKATIYTESKAAVAGGVTSFMEMPNTVPPAFTLELLENKYETARRTSLANYSFFMGTNNQNAADALAANQHKDRICGIKAFMGSSTGNLLVDNPLVLEKLFGESELLIATHCEDERIIKANLQKAMASGRELIAADHPVIRNEEACFESSFYAVQLAKKHGSRLHILHISTEKELQLFTNMLPLKDKKITAEVCVHHLHFTAADYPVQGNLIKCNPAIKAPHNREALWKALLDDRLDVIATDHAPHTWEEKNEPYLKAHAGVPLVQHSLPLMLYYVQQGYITIEKVAEKMSHAVADCFQIKERGYIREGYHADLVIVDRHRPFRATKNNILYKCQWSPFEHADGSGTPFLFPASVTHTFVNGNLVYGNGQWDESIKGQRLLFDRK